Genomic segment of Streptomyces sp. NBC_01210:
TCAACGCCCTCCTGGGTGCCCAGGTACTACCGGTCAAGGCGACGCCCGCCACCGCCGTCATCACCGAGGTCAAGTTCGGCGAACCCCCGGCCGCCCGATTGCGGCGGGAGGACACCGCGGTACCCGAGACCGTCCAGCCCGAGGAACTCACCACCCTCATCACCGTCAACAGCATGGAACGCGACCAGCCCAATCCCTTCGTCAAGGCAGAAGTCATCTGGCCGCTGGAACTGTGCCGCCACAACGTCGTACTGATCGACTCACCCGGCCTCAACGAGCATGCCAACCGCGACGAGATCACCCTCGCCCACCTGCGCAAGGCGGACGCGGTGATCTTCCTCCAGCACGCGATCGCCCCCATGAGCATCAGCGAGTCGCAGTTCCTCACGTCCTACCTGGACGCCCACGACCCCTTCTTCGTCTTCACCTACTTCGACGCCATCGAGGACACCGAACGGGACGACGTCGTCGCCGGGGCACGGCAGCGCATCCTCGGCCTGCGCGGCGAGGACCGGGACGACAACCGCTTCTACTTCGTCGATGCCAAGACCGCGCTGCGCGCCCGGGTCGCCGACGACGCCACCGGCTACGAGGACTCCGGCGTCGCCGAACTGGAACAGGCCCTGGAGCGCTACCTGGTGACCGACCGCCACAAGGTCAAGCTTCTCGCTCCGGCCCGTGCCCTGCGCGGCCTCGCCCGCGAGCTCGACCGTAATATTCCCCACGAACTCGCCCTGCTCGAAACGCAGACCGCAGAACTGGAACGACGCTGGGAAGCCGCCCAGCAGCCGCTTCACGATCTGGAGGTACAGGCCCGGCAGATCTCGCTGGACATCCGCAACCAGACCAGGATGCTCCAGGACAGGGTGGAAAGCCTGCTCGGCGGCTACCTCGCGTCGGTGGCGGACGAGGCTCCGGCGATCGCGGCGGAGGTCCCCCTGACGACCAAGATCGGCATCAACCCCCTGAAGGTCCCCGAGCGTGCCCAACAGGTCACCCAGGAGATCGCCGCCGGCACCGCGAGGGCCATCGAGGAGAAGGTGGCCGACTGGGTGACCGGTTCGCTGGAGCCGGTGATCCGCCAGGACCTGGAGAAGCTCGCCGAGCGGATGAACGCCCAGCTGGATTCCTTCGAGGCGCGTCTGGACGAGCTGCGGATCAGCCTCACGGGGGTACGCGACGCAGGGCGTGCCGGGGAACGCCAGGAGGAACAGGCGCTCACTCGGTTCCTGTCGGGGGCGGCCGGATTCGTTCTCGGAGGAGTGGCGGGCGGCATGGTCGGCGCCCGCTTCGGGGCGAAGGAGGCGCTGCGTACCTTGCCGATCACTCTGGCGATCGCCATGGCGTGGATGTTCACCCCGTTCGGGGTCCCGACCCTGATCGGCGCCATGGTCGTCCACGGACTCATCAAGAGCAGGGAGGCCGGCAGTCGGCTGGAGAACAAGATGCGGGAGGCGGTCGGCCGCGAGATGGCCACCCAGATCAGGTTGGCCGCGCCCAAACAGGCCCGTGAGGCGGCCCAGGCGTTCGCCACTACGACCATGGAACCGATCGCCCTTGACGTGACCGGCGGGCTCTCCTCCCGGACCAGGGAACTGACCCGGAGCGTGGAGTCGGCCCAGGAGGCCCGCCAGCAGGGCGAGTCGGTGGTCGAGGAGCGCCGCGCCGAGCTCAAGCAGCTGGACGCGCTGCTCCGTCGGGCCGGCGACGGCCTCGGCGACCTCGTCGACGAACTGGCGTTGCTCTGATGGCCCGCTACCGAAAGCGCCTGTGCATGGCCGTGGACCTGCGCCAGTACAGCCGTCACACCTACACCGAGCAGGCCGACGCACAGGCCCGGCTCCGCCTCGTCGTCGAGCATGCATTGCGCCGCGCCCGGGTCCTGCGGGTCCGTACGCAGCAGCAACTGCAGGGTGATGGGCGGCTGGTGGTCTTCCCGGCCCGTACCGACACCGTGCGGGCGGTCCCTGAGCTGATCCTCGGACTGCGGGACGGCCTGTACGAGGCGAACCGGGCGCCCGGTGCCTTCGGCCGGATCAGGATGCGGGCCGCGCTCGGACAGGGGTCCGTCTCCCGGGGCGACAGCGGCTACCTGGGCGACTGCGTGGTGCTGGTCAGCCGCCTTGTGGACTCCGACGGGCTGCGGGACGCACTGGAACGCAACGAGAACAGCGACCTGGCCCTCGCCGTACCGAACGACATGTACCAGGACGTGCTCCTGCAGCAGGCGCACGGGCTACCGGCCTCGGACTTCCGGCATATCGATGTGGTCACCGAGAAGAAGGAGTTCGCCGCCGACGCGTGGTTGCACGTGCCGAGGTCGGCACCCGCCAGGGATCCGAGCCCGGAACCGGTGATCTGGGGGCACTCCCCGGGGCGCACGGCCATGCGGGAGTTCGTCGTACCGGCGCTGGCCGCCGCGCACCTCGCAGCCACGGTGGTCTCGCACAGCCAGACGCTGCGGGAGTGGGCGCTCCCGGATTCCGGTACGGATACGGGTTGCGGGGACGGGGACTTCGACGGCCCGGACCAGGCGGCTTCGTACGACGCCCACCACGCGGATCCACATCAGGAGGACTCGTACCACCCGGACCCGTACCACCCGGACCCGCACCATCCGGATCCCCATCACCCCGACCCCCAGCAGGATCATCATCATCCGGATCCGCATCACCACGATTCCGGCCACCACGTCCATCACTTCCACCACGGCGG
This window contains:
- a CDS encoding dynamin family protein, whose protein sequence is MTTTEAVGYGAADAQRLRLMEICRQLGKIAGQIGNSGAESVVTALLERMDSDAFHVMVVGDFNRGKSTFVNALLGAQVLPVKATPATAVITEVKFGEPPAARLRREDTAVPETVQPEELTTLITVNSMERDQPNPFVKAEVIWPLELCRHNVVLIDSPGLNEHANRDEITLAHLRKADAVIFLQHAIAPMSISESQFLTSYLDAHDPFFVFTYFDAIEDTERDDVVAGARQRILGLRGEDRDDNRFYFVDAKTALRARVADDATGYEDSGVAELEQALERYLVTDRHKVKLLAPARALRGLARELDRNIPHELALLETQTAELERRWEAAQQPLHDLEVQARQISLDIRNQTRMLQDRVESLLGGYLASVADEAPAIAAEVPLTTKIGINPLKVPERAQQVTQEIAAGTARAIEEKVADWVTGSLEPVIRQDLEKLAERMNAQLDSFEARLDELRISLTGVRDAGRAGERQEEQALTRFLSGAAGFVLGGVAGGMVGARFGAKEALRTLPITLAIAMAWMFTPFGVPTLIGAMVVHGLIKSREAGSRLENKMREAVGREMATQIRLAAPKQAREAAQAFATTTMEPIALDVTGGLSSRTRELTRSVESAQEARQQGESVVEERRAELKQLDALLRRAGDGLGDLVDELALL